Proteins found in one Zonotrichia leucophrys gambelii isolate GWCS_2022_RI chromosome 28, RI_Zleu_2.0, whole genome shotgun sequence genomic segment:
- the FGF22 gene encoding fibroblast growth factor 22 isoform X1, giving the protein MAHGPSPACRPPPAAMRRGGPAAIAACLAGALAVLAGPGPGPGNATGTGRRPPRSYGHLEGDVRWRRLFSATRFFLRIDGGGGVEGTRWRERPGSIVEIRSVRVGVVAIRAVHTGFYLAMNKRGRLYGSVGRTLPPGRDCSRVTGSGQARNRLLLSFTCTHCSPSAPREEPRSCPAALLGCEGLQLSRATPPHPLPSPARRSSAPTASSRSALRRTATTRTRRCAGGTAAAPCSCRSTARAGHREGAGRAGSTSPHTSSPCSSAERRGQLQTVL; this is encoded by the exons ATGGCCCATGGCCCGTCGCCCGCCTGtcgcccgccgcccgccgccatGAGGCGCGGGGGCCCCGCCGCCATCGCCGCCTGCCTGGCCGGGGCTCTCGCCGTGCTGGCGgggccgggaccgggaccgggcaATGCCACCGGGACCGGCCGGCGGCCGCCCCGCAGCTACGGGCACCTGGAGGGCGACGTGCGCTGGCGGCGGCTGTTCTCGGCCACCCGCTTCTTCCTGCGCATcgacggcggcggcggcgtgGAGGGAACGCGCTGGAGGGAGCGGCCGGGCA GCATCGTTGAGATCCGGTCGGTTCGTGTCGGCGTCGTGGCCATCCGGGCGGTGCACACCGGCTTCTACCTGGCCATGAACAAGCGCGGGAGGCTCTACGGGTCGGTAGGTCGGACGCTgcctcctggcagggactgcTCCAGAGTCacaggctcagggcaggctcgCAACaggctcctgctttccttcaCCTGCAcccactgcagcccctctgcccccagggAGGAACCAAGGTCCTGCCCTGCCGCACTCTTGGGGTGCGAGGGgctccagctgagcagagccacccctcctcacccccttccttctcctgccaGAAGGAGTTCAGCCCCAACTGCAAGTTCACGGAGCGCATTGAGGAGAACGGCTACAACACGTACGCGTCGCTGCGCTGGCGGCACCGCGGCCGCCCCATGTTCCTGTCGCTCAACAGCAAGGGCCGGCCACAGAGAGGGGGCAGGACGAGCCGGCAGCACCTCTCCACACACTTCCTCCCCATGCTCGTCAGCTGAACGCCGTGGGCAGCTCCAGACGGTCCtgtag
- the FGF22 gene encoding fibroblast growth factor 22 isoform X3 gives MAHGPSPACRPPPAAMRRGGPAAIAACLAGALAVLAGPGPGPGNATGTGRRPPRSYGHLEGDVRWRRLFSATRFFLRIDGGGGVEGTRWRERPGSIVEIRSVRVGVVAIRAVHTGFYLAMNKRGRLYGSEFSPNCKFTERIEENGYNTYASLRWRHRGRPMFLSLNSKGRPQRGGRTSRQHLSTHFLPMLVS, from the exons ATGGCCCATGGCCCGTCGCCCGCCTGtcgcccgccgcccgccgccatGAGGCGCGGGGGCCCCGCCGCCATCGCCGCCTGCCTGGCCGGGGCTCTCGCCGTGCTGGCGgggccgggaccgggaccgggcaATGCCACCGGGACCGGCCGGCGGCCGCCCCGCAGCTACGGGCACCTGGAGGGCGACGTGCGCTGGCGGCGGCTGTTCTCGGCCACCCGCTTCTTCCTGCGCATcgacggcggcggcggcgtgGAGGGAACGCGCTGGAGGGAGCGGCCGGGCA GCATCGTTGAGATCCGGTCGGTTCGTGTCGGCGTCGTGGCCATCCGGGCGGTGCACACCGGCTTCTACCTGGCCATGAACAAGCGCGGGAGGCTCTACGGGTCG GAGTTCAGCCCCAACTGCAAGTTCACGGAGCGCATTGAGGAGAACGGCTACAACACGTACGCGTCGCTGCGCTGGCGGCACCGCGGCCGCCCCATGTTCCTGTCGCTCAACAGCAAGGGCCGGCCACAGAGAGGGGGCAGGACGAGCCGGCAGCACCTCTCCACACACTTCCTCCCCATGCTCGTCAGCTGA
- the FGF22 gene encoding fibroblast growth factor 22 isoform X2, with translation MAHGPSPACRPPPAAMRRGGPAAIAACLAGALAVLAGPGPGPGNATGTGRRPPRSYGHLEGDVRWRRLFSATRFFLRIDGGGGVEGTRWRERPGSIVEIRSVRVGVVAIRAVHTGFYLAMNKRGRLYGSKEFSPNCKFTERIEENGYNTYASLRWRHRGRPMFLSLNSKGRPQRGGRTSRQHLSTHFLPMLVS, from the exons ATGGCCCATGGCCCGTCGCCCGCCTGtcgcccgccgcccgccgccatGAGGCGCGGGGGCCCCGCCGCCATCGCCGCCTGCCTGGCCGGGGCTCTCGCCGTGCTGGCGgggccgggaccgggaccgggcaATGCCACCGGGACCGGCCGGCGGCCGCCCCGCAGCTACGGGCACCTGGAGGGCGACGTGCGCTGGCGGCGGCTGTTCTCGGCCACCCGCTTCTTCCTGCGCATcgacggcggcggcggcgtgGAGGGAACGCGCTGGAGGGAGCGGCCGGGCA GCATCGTTGAGATCCGGTCGGTTCGTGTCGGCGTCGTGGCCATCCGGGCGGTGCACACCGGCTTCTACCTGGCCATGAACAAGCGCGGGAGGCTCTACGGGTCG AAGGAGTTCAGCCCCAACTGCAAGTTCACGGAGCGCATTGAGGAGAACGGCTACAACACGTACGCGTCGCTGCGCTGGCGGCACCGCGGCCGCCCCATGTTCCTGTCGCTCAACAGCAAGGGCCGGCCACAGAGAGGGGGCAGGACGAGCCGGCAGCACCTCTCCACACACTTCCTCCCCATGCTCGTCAGCTGA